In Pseudomonas sp. GCEP-101, one DNA window encodes the following:
- a CDS encoding transporter substrate-binding domain-containing protein, with amino-acid sequence MKKYLASLVIGVCALVSVSAAQAGAIDEAAKRGTLRVGMDPTYMPFEMTNKRGQIVGFEVDLLKAMAKSMNVKLELVSTAYDGIIPALLTDKFDMIGSGMTLTQERNLRVNFSDPFIVVGQTLLIRKELQGEIKSYKDLNDAKYRITSKIGTTGEFVAKKQLSKAQYHGFDNEPEAVMDVVNGKADAFIYDSPYNVVGVSKFGAGKLVHLDQPFTYEPLAFGLKKGDYDSINFINNFLKQIREDGTYDRLHDKWFKNTDWLKDME; translated from the coding sequence ATGAAAAAGTACCTGGCATCGCTGGTGATTGGCGTCTGCGCCCTGGTCAGCGTGAGCGCGGCTCAGGCCGGCGCCATCGATGAAGCGGCCAAGCGCGGCACCCTGCGCGTGGGCATGGACCCGACCTACATGCCGTTCGAGATGACCAACAAGCGCGGCCAGATCGTCGGCTTCGAAGTGGACCTGCTCAAGGCCATGGCCAAGTCGATGAACGTCAAGCTGGAGCTGGTTTCCACCGCCTATGACGGCATCATCCCGGCCCTGCTCACCGACAAGTTCGACATGATCGGCTCGGGCATGACCCTGACCCAGGAGCGCAACCTGCGCGTCAACTTCAGCGATCCCTTCATCGTGGTCGGCCAGACCCTGCTGATCCGCAAGGAGCTGCAAGGCGAGATCAAGTCCTACAAGGACCTGAACGACGCGAAGTACCGCATCACCTCGAAGATCGGCACCACCGGCGAATTCGTCGCCAAGAAGCAGCTCTCCAAGGCCCAGTACCACGGCTTCGACAACGAGCCCGAAGCGGTCATGGACGTGGTCAACGGCAAGGCCGATGCCTTCATCTACGACTCGCCCTACAACGTCGTCGGCGTGAGCAAGTTCGGCGCCGGCAAGCTGGTGCATCTGGACCAGCCGTTCACCTACGAGCCGCTGGCCTTCGGCCTGAAGAAGGGCGACTACGACTCGATCAACTTCATCAACAACTTCCTCAAGCAGATCCGTGAGGACGGCACCTACGATCGTCTGCACGACAAGTGGTTCAAGAACACCGACTGGCTCAAGGACATGGAATAA
- the mdoH gene encoding glucans biosynthesis glucosyltransferase MdoH yields MNNSSATTAPVADYLAHLPLSAQEREALAQAGSFSELHERLAGDVQGEDAALASVGARLRHGYGQDLDDAQMLGMDDNGRTYLKAAPPIQRTKVIPEPWRTNPLMRGWRRLTGRSNPSKPVRDLPKARWQRVGSLRRFILVLLMLGQTSVATYYMKGILPYQGWAFVDLEEINRQTFLQTLEQVLPYVIQFGVLALFAILFCWVSAGFWTALMGFWELLTGRDRYRISGSSAGSEPIAADARTAIVMPICNEDVPRVFAGLRATYESVAASGELDRFDFFVLSDTNQPDIAMAEEKAWIELCKEALGFGRIFYRRRRRRVKRKSGNIDDFCRRWGGQYKYMVVMDADSVMSGDCLTKLVRLMEANPEAGIIQTAPKASGMDTLYARMQQFATRVYGPLFTAGLHFWQLGESHYWGHNAIIRVKPFIEHCALAPLPGKGSFAGAILSHDFVEAALMRRAGWGVWIAYDLEGSYEELPPNLLDELKRDRRWCHGNLMNFRLFLVKGMHPVHRAVFLTGVMSYLSAPLWFFFLVLSTALLAVHQLMEPQYFLEPRQLFPIWPQWHPEKAIALFSTTLTLLFLPKLLSVMLIWAKGAKAYGGVIKVTLSMLLEMFFSVLLAPVRMLFHTRFVLAAFLGWEAQWKSPQRDDDDTPWSEAIRRHGLQTLLGLCWALLVAWLNPRFLWWLSPIVGALMLSIPVSVISSRVKLGLASRDEKLFLIPEEYDTPRELRATDEYTYQNRWQALKDGFVRSAVDPVLNALACAMGTARHGHSAAIEATRAALVEKALEAGPEQLDGNRRLALLSDPVALSRLHLALWQGDKEQWIGPWRHSLKTDAHAPAVPLAPVADQGAMALPAAQS; encoded by the coding sequence ATGAATAACTCTTCCGCTACCACCGCGCCGGTGGCCGACTACCTCGCGCACCTGCCGCTTTCGGCGCAGGAGCGTGAGGCGCTGGCCCAGGCCGGTTCCTTCAGCGAGCTGCACGAGCGGCTCGCTGGCGATGTTCAGGGTGAGGACGCGGCGCTGGCTTCGGTCGGCGCGCGCCTGCGCCATGGCTACGGCCAGGACCTGGACGACGCCCAGATGCTGGGCATGGACGACAATGGCCGCACCTACCTCAAGGCCGCGCCGCCGATCCAGCGCACCAAGGTGATCCCCGAACCCTGGCGCACCAACCCGCTCATGCGCGGCTGGCGCCGCCTGACCGGCCGCAGCAACCCGTCCAAGCCGGTCCGTGACCTGCCCAAGGCGCGCTGGCAGCGGGTCGGCTCGCTGCGCCGGTTCATCCTGGTCCTGCTCATGCTGGGCCAGACCAGCGTCGCCACCTACTACATGAAAGGCATCCTGCCCTACCAGGGCTGGGCCTTCGTCGATCTCGAAGAGATCAACCGCCAGACCTTCCTGCAGACCCTGGAACAGGTGCTGCCCTACGTCATCCAGTTCGGCGTGCTGGCGCTCTTCGCCATCCTCTTCTGCTGGGTGTCGGCCGGCTTCTGGACGGCCCTGATGGGCTTCTGGGAGCTGCTCACCGGCCGCGACCGCTACCGCATCTCCGGCAGCAGCGCGGGCAGCGAGCCGATTGCCGCCGATGCGCGCACCGCCATCGTCATGCCGATCTGCAACGAGGACGTCCCGCGCGTCTTCGCCGGCCTGCGGGCGACCTACGAGTCCGTGGCGGCCAGCGGCGAGCTGGATCGCTTCGACTTCTTCGTGCTCAGCGACACCAACCAGCCCGACATCGCCATGGCCGAAGAAAAGGCCTGGATCGAGCTGTGCAAGGAAGCCCTGGGCTTCGGTCGCATCTTCTACCGCCGCCGCCGGCGCCGGGTGAAGCGCAAGAGCGGCAACATCGACGACTTCTGCCGTCGCTGGGGCGGCCAGTACAAGTACATGGTCGTCATGGACGCCGACAGCGTCATGAGCGGCGACTGCCTGACCAAGCTGGTGCGCCTGATGGAGGCCAACCCCGAGGCCGGCATCATCCAGACCGCCCCGAAGGCGTCGGGCATGGACACCCTCTACGCGCGCATGCAGCAGTTCGCCACCCGCGTGTACGGCCCGCTGTTCACCGCCGGCCTGCACTTCTGGCAACTGGGCGAATCCCACTACTGGGGCCACAACGCGATCATCCGGGTAAAACCCTTCATCGAGCACTGCGCCCTGGCGCCGCTGCCGGGCAAGGGCTCCTTCGCCGGTGCGATCCTCTCCCACGACTTCGTCGAAGCCGCGCTGATGCGCCGTGCCGGCTGGGGCGTGTGGATCGCCTACGACCTGGAAGGCAGCTACGAGGAATTGCCGCCCAACCTGCTGGACGAGCTCAAGCGCGACCGCCGCTGGTGCCACGGCAACCTGATGAACTTCCGCCTGTTCCTGGTCAAGGGCATGCACCCGGTGCACCGCGCGGTGTTCCTCACCGGCGTGATGTCCTACCTGTCGGCGCCGCTGTGGTTCTTCTTCCTGGTGCTGTCCACCGCGCTGCTGGCGGTGCACCAGCTGATGGAGCCGCAGTACTTCCTGGAGCCGCGCCAGCTGTTCCCGATCTGGCCGCAGTGGCACCCGGAAAAGGCCATCGCGCTGTTCTCCACCACCCTGACCCTGCTGTTCCTGCCCAAGCTGCTCAGCGTCATGCTGATCTGGGCCAAGGGCGCCAAGGCCTATGGCGGTGTGATCAAGGTGACCCTGAGCATGCTCCTGGAGATGTTCTTCTCCGTGCTGCTGGCGCCGGTGCGCATGCTCTTCCACACCCGCTTCGTGCTGGCCGCGTTCCTCGGCTGGGAAGCCCAGTGGAAGTCGCCGCAACGCGATGACGACGACACCCCGTGGAGCGAGGCGATCCGTCGCCATGGCCTGCAGACCCTGCTGGGCCTGTGCTGGGCGCTGCTGGTGGCGTGGCTGAACCCGCGCTTCCTGTGGTGGCTGTCGCCCATCGTCGGCGCGCTGATGCTGTCCATCCCGGTGTCGGTGATCAGCAGCCGGGTCAAGCTGGGCCTGGCCTCGCGTGACGAGAAGCTGTTCCTCATTCCCGAGGAATACGACACCCCGCGCGAGCTGCGTGCCACCGACGAATACACCTACCAGAACCGCTGGCAGGCCCTGAAGGACGGCTTCGTCCGTTCCGCCGTGGACCCGGTGCTGAACGCCCTGGCCTGCGCCATGGGCACCGCCCGTCATGGCCACTCCGCTGCCATCGAGGCGACCCGCGCCGCGCTGGTCGAGAAGGCCCTGGAGGCCGGTCCCGAGCAGCTCGACGGCAACCGCCGCCTGGCGCTGCTGAGCGACCCGGTGGCGCTGTCGCGCCTGCACCTGGCGCTCTGGCAGGGCGACAAGGAGCAGTGGATCGGCCCGTGGCGCCATTCGCTGAAGACGGACGCCCACGCGCCCGCCGTGCCCCTGGCGCCGGTCGCGGACCAGGGCGCCATGGCCCTGCCCGCCGCGCAATCCTGA